A single genomic interval of Bacillus sp. es.036 harbors:
- a CDS encoding class I SAM-dependent methyltransferase, producing MAGKRFKPGKADRLLDPKRKEIISPEQVIAYLEVTTTDHVADFGAGNGYFTLPLAVVAEKVYAVDIEKQMLDLLKKRAIEVENIDYIVSSLEQINLADQVADKAVAAFVIHEVPDLKKAFQEFKRIVKPGKKILVLEWEAIEMEMGPPLHERISSQKMKEIFEENGLEAEVHHFHEAVYGVTTVV from the coding sequence ATGGCAGGGAAACGATTTAAACCGGGAAAGGCGGATCGACTTCTTGATCCGAAGCGAAAGGAAATAATCTCACCTGAACAAGTTATAGCTTATCTTGAAGTAACGACGACCGATCATGTAGCTGATTTTGGTGCTGGGAATGGATATTTCACCTTACCTCTAGCGGTAGTGGCTGAAAAGGTCTATGCGGTTGATATTGAGAAGCAGATGTTAGATCTTCTTAAAAAACGTGCGATAGAAGTGGAGAATATCGATTACATTGTTAGTAGTCTTGAACAAATTAACCTGGCCGATCAAGTAGCGGATAAAGCTGTTGCTGCTTTTGTCATTCATGAAGTACCTGACCTTAAGAAAGCTTTTCAAGAATTTAAGCGAATTGTTAAGCCGGGGAAGAAAATACTTGTGCTCGAATGGGAAGCCATTGAAATGGAAATGGGCCCTCCCCTTCATGAGCGGATTTCTTCACAGAAAATGAAGGAGATATTTGAAGAGAATGGTCTTGAGGCAGAGGTACATCATTTTCATGAGGCAGTTTATGGGGTAACAACGGTAGTGTAG
- the galE gene encoding UDP-glucose 4-epimerase GalE, translating into MAILVTGGAGYIGSHTCVQLLDHGSDIVVVDNFSNSKMESLDRVKELTVRDFPIYEVDLLDRASLEKVFEENEIEAVIHFAGLKAVGESVSMPLHYYHNNLTGTFVLCEVMEKYNVRNIVFSSSATVYGIPDVMPITEEAPLSATNPYGQTKLMIEQILRDLHVADSNWSIALLRYFNPIGAHISGRIGEDPNGIPNNLMPYISQVAVGKLEQLSVFGDDYDTADGTGVRDYIHVEDLANGHLKALEHILGTTGVEAYNLGTGNGYSVLQMVKAFEEATGKEVKYSIAPRRPGDIGECYADPTKAEKELGWKAAKGIEEMCRDTWRWQSENPDGYQEGRIERGQVRT; encoded by the coding sequence ATGGCTATTTTAGTAACAGGCGGTGCTGGGTACATCGGAAGTCATACATGTGTGCAGTTGCTTGATCACGGTTCTGATATTGTTGTCGTTGATAACTTTTCAAATAGTAAGATGGAGTCGCTTGATCGTGTGAAAGAATTAACAGTGAGAGATTTTCCTATATATGAGGTAGATCTCCTTGATCGTGCTTCGTTAGAAAAGGTATTTGAAGAAAATGAGATTGAAGCGGTTATTCATTTTGCAGGCTTGAAAGCGGTCGGTGAATCAGTTTCCATGCCGCTTCATTATTATCACAATAACTTAACAGGGACGTTCGTTCTGTGTGAAGTGATGGAGAAATACAACGTAAGGAATATTGTCTTCAGCTCTTCGGCAACTGTATATGGGATACCAGACGTGATGCCGATTACAGAAGAAGCGCCGCTAAGTGCGACGAATCCTTATGGCCAAACGAAGCTTATGATTGAACAAATTCTTCGTGATCTTCACGTGGCAGATTCAAACTGGAGCATTGCCCTACTTCGCTATTTCAATCCAATCGGTGCTCACATCAGCGGGCGTATTGGAGAAGATCCGAACGGGATTCCTAACAACTTGATGCCATATATTAGTCAGGTAGCTGTTGGAAAGCTTGAACAGCTTAGCGTGTTTGGGGATGATTATGACACAGCTGATGGTACAGGCGTACGTGATTACATTCATGTTGAAGATCTAGCGAATGGCCATCTAAAAGCCCTTGAGCATATTCTAGGTACGACAGGTGTTGAGGCGTATAACCTTGGGACGGGTAACGGCTATAGCGTGCTTCAAATGGTAAAGGCTTTTGAAGAAGCAACAGGAAAAGAAGTGAAGTATTCGATTGCACCACGCCGTCCTGGTGATATCGGAGAATGCTACGCCGATCCTACAAAGGCTGAAAAAGAGCTAGGCTGGAAAGCAGCGAAAGGCATTGAAGAAATGTGCCGCGACACGTGGCGCTGGCAGTCGGAGAATCCTGATGGGTATCAAGAGGGTCGCATCGAAAGGGGTCAGGTTCGAACCTGA
- a CDS encoding ABC transporter permease codes for MNSMIAVLKEQVSNFYLINRLSVYQVKSTNSNNYLGMVWEILNPLFQMSIYWFVFGFGIRNGNPVDGVPFVLWMSAGLVVWFFFNPAVIQGSKSIYTRISMVSKMNFPMSTIPSFVIMSVFYQHLILLGIYFAAVLLTGQGLSWHLIQLPYYMFSLIILIFAISLITSTLSTIVRDVHKMLQSFIRMFLYLTPILWTIDDLPGFIQVGMKLNPLYYIVEGYRDALLGMGWVHQTLQYTLYYWVVVVLLLMIGSYLHMKFKSHFVDYI; via the coding sequence ATGAATTCGATGATTGCAGTTTTAAAAGAACAAGTAAGTAACTTTTACTTAATAAATCGACTTTCGGTTTATCAAGTGAAAAGTACAAATAGCAACAACTATCTTGGTATGGTCTGGGAAATTCTCAATCCTCTGTTTCAAATGAGTATTTACTGGTTTGTATTTGGATTTGGGATCCGTAATGGTAATCCTGTCGACGGTGTCCCCTTTGTGCTATGGATGTCTGCTGGTCTTGTAGTTTGGTTCTTCTTTAATCCAGCTGTTATTCAAGGGTCAAAATCGATTTATACCAGGATTTCGATGGTATCGAAAATGAACTTCCCTATGAGTACAATTCCAAGTTTTGTGATCATGTCGGTCTTTTACCAGCACTTGATTCTTCTCGGTATTTATTTTGCAGCCGTGTTACTAACCGGTCAGGGTTTATCGTGGCACTTAATTCAATTGCCTTATTACATGTTTTCATTAATTATTTTAATCTTTGCGATCTCTCTTATTACGTCAACATTATCGACAATTGTGAGAGATGTACACAAAATGCTTCAGTCATTTATACGAATGTTCCTTTATTTAACACCGATTCTTTGGACAATTGATGATTTACCTGGATTTATCCAGGTTGGGATGAAACTTAATCCGCTATACTATATAGTGGAAGGCTACAGAGATGCACTTCTCGGCATGGGCTGGGTTCATCAGACGCTTCAATACACACTTTATTATTGGGTGGTTGTTGTGCTGTTATTGATGATTGGTTCCTACCTGCATATGAAGTTCAAGAGTCATTTCGTAGACTATATTTAA
- a CDS encoding CDP-glycerol glycerophosphotransferase family protein: MKKLLKMMKIYPLMKAFSRLLFVALGRFPANKRLVIFESFSGKQYSCNPRAIYEYLIEHNYNLEMIWSVEESHADLFRKKGIPTVRRFSLKWFYLMARARYWVTNSRMSLWIPKPSHTVYVQTWHGTPLKKLAGDMDEVHMPGTNTLSYKDNFYKEAAKWDYLISPNRYSTEIFERAFGFKKNMIESGYPRNDRLHLENDENGIAALKAEYSIPTHKKVVLYAPTWRDNEFYQPGKYKHELKLDLDMLRREIGDDYVIVLRMHYLIAEQFDLSPYEGFVYDLSVGVDVNDLYLMSDVLITDYSSVFFDYANLRRPIIFFTYDLASYRDKLRGFYFDLEVEAPGPVVTTTAEVLKAIQTFENEGFGAFEEKYNDFYNTYCYLEGGSATKKVVDQIFVSEAK; this comes from the coding sequence ATGAAAAAGCTATTGAAGATGATGAAAATATATCCATTGATGAAGGCATTTAGTCGACTTCTTTTCGTGGCATTAGGTCGGTTTCCTGCAAATAAGCGACTCGTGATATTCGAAAGCTTTTCTGGAAAACAGTATAGCTGTAATCCAAGAGCGATCTACGAATATCTTATCGAGCACAATTATAACCTTGAAATGATTTGGAGCGTTGAAGAGTCACATGCTGATTTATTCCGCAAAAAGGGTATACCTACTGTAAGGCGTTTTTCACTAAAGTGGTTTTACCTGATGGCTCGTGCTCGTTATTGGGTAACGAATAGTCGAATGTCCCTTTGGATTCCAAAGCCATCGCACACCGTTTACGTGCAAACATGGCACGGCACGCCCCTTAAGAAGCTTGCGGGAGATATGGACGAGGTACACATGCCCGGAACAAATACGCTTTCTTATAAAGATAATTTTTATAAGGAAGCGGCGAAGTGGGATTATCTTATTTCACCTAACCGCTACTCAACAGAAATTTTTGAGCGAGCGTTTGGCTTTAAGAAAAACATGATTGAATCGGGTTATCCCCGTAATGATCGCCTGCATCTTGAAAATGATGAAAACGGAATTGCCGCATTAAAAGCGGAGTACAGCATTCCAACGCATAAAAAAGTGGTTCTTTATGCACCGACTTGGCGAGATAATGAATTCTATCAGCCGGGCAAATACAAACATGAGCTAAAATTGGATTTAGATATGTTAAGACGCGAAATCGGCGATGATTATGTTATTGTATTAAGGATGCACTACTTGATTGCAGAGCAATTTGACCTTTCTCCATATGAGGGTTTTGTCTATGATTTATCTGTAGGTGTCGACGTAAACGACCTTTACTTAATGTCAGACGTCTTAATCACGGATTATTCTTCAGTCTTTTTCGATTATGCAAATTTAAGAAGACCGATCATTTTCTTTACCTACGATCTCGCTTCATATCGAGACAAATTGCGTGGCTTCTACTTTGATTTAGAAGTTGAAGCACCGGGTCCTGTAGTGACAACAACGGCAGAAGTGTTAAAGGCCATTCAAACGTTTGAGAATGAAGGTTTTGGCGCATTCGAGGAGAAGTATAACGATTTCTATAATACGTATTGTTACCTCGAAGGAGGATCTGCTACCAAAAAGGTTGTTGACCAAATTTTTGTTAGTGAGGCAAAATAA
- a CDS encoding bifunctional glycosyltransferase/CDP-glycerol:glycerophosphate glycerophosphotransferase, translating to MGQISVIVTVYNKEDYIQKCLDSLLQQSYQKFEIILINDASTDRSKEIIERYHDPRLSCYHLDINVGVSKARNMGIDHASNEFIYFMDGDDYLAPYTLELLLSNIGEDHLIGASIFKAGKIGIPTEIGEDSYHLRRLRGGRKIKALRRRSATNLLIRKDFVEYHQLRFDEEATFYTDLSFSIPAIVNSEEIPMISGVPTYLKGECYDPIDHPTLMLHSVEEKLPDLFYIYHKMKLSYGETKSISRYLDLLLLNYYSRSITNKATKEPSVLFDHFTALKNCLALVAPGRIKRRNLVERREHRLIQKGKKEAVLKSMKFRVRLRQWRRALRKKHLLMRQLYRTVLVKMPMKERKVLLESFGGKGYSDSPRYIYEELLKSNQKYDYLWVYDKQKKDIPGNPKQVRRLSPAYYYHLATAKYWVSNARMPNFAIKRPETVYLQTWHGTPLKKLAADMKEVRMPGTTTEKYKRNFYNEAQKWDYLVSPNDYSSQIFRRAFKFGKEMLDVGYPRNDILYLPEEEKKNRQQEIKTKLGIPADKKVILYAPTWRDDEFHGKGQYKFDLKLNLKEMQERLGDQYVIALRMHYLVAEHIDTTGMSDFVYNLSDYGDIAELYLLSDVLITDYSSVFFDYANLRRPILFFTYDIEKYRDSLRGFYMDFENEAPGPLLKTSEGVIDAIGNLERIEIEYESKFNAFYDKYCHLDDGNAAKKVINRVFEPEKAEV from the coding sequence ATGGGACAAATTAGTGTAATAGTAACCGTTTATAATAAAGAAGATTATATTCAAAAATGCCTTGATTCTTTGCTTCAGCAATCGTATCAGAAGTTTGAAATCATCCTGATCAATGACGCTTCAACTGATCGTAGTAAAGAAATCATCGAGCGTTATCATGACCCAAGATTAAGCTGCTATCATTTAGACATAAATGTTGGTGTCTCAAAAGCACGCAATATGGGAATTGACCATGCTTCAAATGAGTTCATTTATTTTATGGACGGTGACGATTACCTGGCCCCATATACACTGGAGCTTCTTCTAAGCAATATTGGAGAAGACCATCTTATTGGCGCGTCTATTTTTAAAGCTGGTAAAATTGGGATCCCAACAGAAATCGGAGAAGATTCTTACCATTTAAGAAGATTAAGAGGCGGTAGGAAGATTAAAGCACTTCGCCGCAGAAGTGCCACAAACTTGTTGATTCGAAAAGACTTTGTTGAATATCACCAGCTTCGTTTCGATGAAGAAGCGACGTTTTACACGGATTTATCATTTTCCATACCTGCGATTGTGAATTCTGAAGAGATTCCGATGATTTCAGGAGTTCCCACATATTTAAAAGGGGAATGTTACGATCCAATTGATCATCCAACTCTAATGTTGCATTCGGTCGAAGAAAAGCTGCCTGACTTATTTTATATTTATCATAAGATGAAACTCTCTTATGGCGAAACGAAAAGCATTAGCCGCTACTTGGACTTGCTTTTGTTGAACTATTACTCAAGAAGTATTACAAATAAAGCAACGAAAGAACCATCTGTTTTATTTGATCATTTTACTGCTTTAAAAAACTGTCTTGCCCTCGTGGCCCCAGGAAGAATAAAGCGCAGGAATTTAGTTGAGCGAAGAGAACATCGCCTCATCCAGAAAGGTAAGAAGGAAGCTGTTCTGAAGTCAATGAAGTTTCGCGTTCGTTTAAGACAGTGGCGAAGAGCGTTAAGGAAAAAGCACTTACTCATGCGTCAGCTCTACCGAACTGTCCTTGTGAAAATGCCAATGAAAGAGCGAAAAGTGTTGCTTGAAAGCTTTGGCGGCAAAGGCTACTCTGATAGTCCTCGCTACATTTATGAAGAGCTGTTGAAAAGCAACCAGAAATACGACTATCTATGGGTTTATGATAAGCAGAAAAAGGACATCCCTGGAAATCCGAAGCAGGTGCGTCGTTTAAGTCCAGCGTATTATTATCATCTGGCAACGGCGAAATACTGGGTTTCGAACGCCAGAATGCCGAATTTTGCTATTAAACGCCCTGAAACGGTGTACTTGCAAACGTGGCACGGTACGCCACTTAAGAAGCTTGCGGCTGATATGAAAGAAGTCCGTATGCCGGGTACAACAACAGAAAAGTATAAGCGGAATTTTTATAACGAAGCCCAAAAGTGGGATTACCTTGTTTCGCCGAATGATTATTCTTCGCAGATCTTTAGAAGAGCGTTCAAGTTTGGAAAAGAAATGCTTGATGTTGGTTATCCGAGAAATGATATTCTTTACCTTCCAGAAGAAGAAAAGAAAAACCGACAGCAGGAAATCAAAACAAAGCTTGGTATTCCGGCAGATAAGAAGGTTATTCTTTATGCGCCAACGTGGCGTGATGATGAGTTTCACGGGAAAGGTCAGTATAAATTTGATTTAAAGCTGAATCTAAAAGAAATGCAGGAGCGCTTAGGAGATCAGTATGTGATTGCTCTCCGAATGCACTATTTAGTTGCTGAGCACATCGATACAACGGGTATGAGTGATTTTGTTTACAACCTTTCTGACTATGGCGATATTGCGGAGCTTTATTTGCTATCAGATGTGTTGATTACCGATTATTCTTCCGTATTCTTTGATTACGCAAACCTGCGCCGTCCTATTCTTTTCTTCACTTATGACATCGAAAAATATCGCGATTCACTTCGCGGATTTTATATGGATTTTGAAAATGAAGCACCTGGCCCATTGTTGAAAACATCAGAGGGCGTTATTGATGCGATTGGAAATCTTGAAAGAATTGAGATCGAGTACGAAAGTAAATTTAATGCATTTTACGATAAATATTGCCATCTTGATGATGGGAATGCAGCTAAGAAAGTGATTAACAGGGTGTTTGAACCCGAAAAAGCTGAAGTGTAG
- the tagD gene encoding glycerol-3-phosphate cytidylyltransferase encodes MTKVLTYGTFDLLHWGHINLLKRAKDLGDYLIVAISTDEFNELKNKKAYHSYENRKVILEAIRYVDEVIPEEHWEQKVDDVKNNDVDIFVMGDDWEGKFDFLKDHCEVVYLPRTAGISTTKIKKELLVSNG; translated from the coding sequence ATGACGAAGGTTTTGACTTACGGTACGTTTGATTTATTGCATTGGGGACATATTAATTTATTAAAGAGAGCAAAGGATCTTGGCGACTATCTGATTGTAGCCATTTCAACTGATGAATTTAACGAACTCAAAAATAAAAAAGCGTATCATAGCTACGAAAATCGCAAAGTGATTTTAGAAGCGATTCGCTACGTAGATGAAGTGATTCCTGAAGAACATTGGGAACAAAAAGTAGACGATGTTAAAAATAACGATGTTGATATTTTCGTAATGGGCGATGATTGGGAAGGGAAATTTGACTTCTTGAAAGATCATTGTGAAGTTGTTTATCTTCCTCGTACGGCAGGGATTTCAACAACAAAAATTAAGAAAGAGCTGCTTGTATCTAACGGCTAA
- a CDS encoding CDP-alcohol phosphatidyltransferase family protein, with translation MKNGQELLPTTFLDNETILSYRKQSQTLSYKEDLWSWYVLRRISIYITILFIKMRIKPNTVSWMSAFFMIISGLSLMLATPLSIVFAALFYNIGYLFDCVDGEVARITKQTSSKGYYIDIIIQAAALPVFLSMILTVLRQAGMLDVNLLEMTMIYVTIVAIIMALLVPIAYQLTKLTMSQSTTQDPVNSIRDGSLFFDIVAVLLGLPGFYVTAVFIVFIEQVTGAEFLLYYISFFLAMLVIKTGLRVIITSRSFDKG, from the coding sequence ATGAAAAATGGGCAAGAATTACTACCGACCACATTTCTTGATAATGAGACGATTCTTTCTTATCGAAAGCAGTCTCAAACTTTAAGTTATAAAGAAGATTTATGGTCATGGTATGTACTGCGGCGAATTTCGATTTATATTACCATTTTGTTTATTAAAATGCGGATAAAACCAAATACGGTAAGCTGGATGAGTGCATTCTTTATGATTATCTCAGGCTTATCGCTAATGCTTGCTACACCTTTATCGATTGTTTTTGCCGCGCTGTTTTATAATATTGGCTATCTCTTTGATTGTGTTGATGGTGAAGTTGCTAGAATTACGAAACAAACGTCATCAAAAGGGTATTATATTGACATTATTATACAAGCTGCAGCATTGCCGGTCTTTTTATCGATGATTTTAACTGTCTTAAGACAAGCTGGGATGCTTGATGTAAATCTACTCGAAATGACAATGATCTATGTGACGATTGTAGCGATTATCATGGCATTACTCGTTCCAATTGCCTACCAGCTAACGAAGTTAACGATGTCGCAATCGACCACTCAGGATCCTGTAAATTCGATTCGAGATGGTTCACTATTTTTTGATATTGTAGCTGTTCTGCTTGGCCTACCTGGCTTTTATGTTACAGCTGTGTTCATTGTTTTTATTGAACAGGTAACAGGCGCAGAGTTTCTACTTTACTATATATCCTTTTTCCTCGCCATGCTTGTGATAAAGACAGGCCTGCGTGTCATTATTACATCACGCTCATTTGATAAAGGATAG
- a CDS encoding glycosyltransferase family 2 protein yields MKELFFSVLLVVKNEERYIRKLLEGVLQQEFPQHSYEILVVDGMSSDRTKDIIEDVSLKNPGRIRLFENPKETLPTGWNLAIQNAKGKYILRVDGHTMIPKDFLKGYYDLIQRKPNMDCVGGVIRTEGKGFWGTINAYVYSHPMGVGNSMFRITKSSSKWEGLVDTVPYGAYKREVFQKAGLFNENLRRSEDIEFHARVRNRGGKFYLSSDIASTYFARDSVKTFVQKSYADGKWGIIASRSTKGVMRFRQLAPLMAFLTGTGLGIGALFNDAFLIGLLSLVAIYLMMIGVSSLGVIKQHGFRAYFPTVMQFFLLHFSRGLGLVGGYFSKQYWKVKTGHEKWARITTDHIS; encoded by the coding sequence ATGAAAGAATTGTTCTTTTCCGTGCTTCTCGTCGTGAAGAATGAAGAGAGGTATATACGAAAGTTGCTGGAAGGTGTCTTGCAACAGGAGTTTCCTCAGCATTCATATGAAATTCTAGTAGTTGATGGAATGTCGTCCGATCGAACGAAAGATATTATAGAAGATGTTAGTCTTAAGAATCCGGGAAGAATTCGACTATTTGAAAATCCGAAAGAAACCTTACCTACAGGATGGAATCTTGCTATCCAGAATGCAAAAGGAAAGTACATTTTAAGGGTAGACGGGCATACGATGATTCCTAAAGATTTCCTTAAAGGTTACTATGACTTAATTCAACGCAAGCCAAATATGGACTGCGTAGGAGGCGTTATTCGAACGGAAGGAAAAGGATTTTGGGGAACAATTAATGCGTATGTTTACTCACATCCAATGGGAGTCGGGAACTCAATGTTCCGCATTACAAAAAGCTCCAGCAAATGGGAAGGACTTGTAGACACAGTTCCGTATGGTGCTTACAAGCGTGAAGTATTCCAAAAAGCCGGATTGTTCAACGAAAACTTAAGAAGAAGTGAAGATATAGAATTTCATGCGAGGGTTAGAAATCGAGGCGGAAAGTTTTATTTGTCTAGTGATATTGCTTCCACTTATTTTGCTAGAGATAGTGTGAAGACATTTGTTCAAAAGTCTTACGCAGATGGAAAATGGGGTATTATTGCTTCTAGAAGTACAAAAGGTGTAATGAGATTTCGACAGCTTGCTCCCTTGATGGCATTTCTTACTGGGACAGGTCTTGGAATTGGAGCACTCTTTAATGATGCTTTTTTAATCGGGTTACTCTCATTAGTTGCAATTTATCTGATGATGATCGGTGTTTCTTCACTAGGCGTTATTAAACAACATGGTTTCCGCGCATACTTTCCTACGGTGATGCAGTTCTTTCTGCTCCACTTTTCGAGGGGCCTCGGACTAGTAGGCGGATACTTTAGCAAACAATACTGGAAGGTGAAGACCGGTCATGAAAAATGGGCAAGAATTACTACCGACCACATTTCTTGA
- the galU gene encoding UTP--glucose-1-phosphate uridylyltransferase GalU: MRVRKAIIPAAGLGTRFLPATKAQPKEMLPIVDKPTIQYIVEEAVAAGIEDIIIVSGRGKRAIEDHFDKSYELEETLIKKQKEAMLKEVQQISNLANIHYIRQKEPKGLGHAINCASRFIGNEPFAVLLGDDIVKSEQPCIGQLMDSYNRYRTSIVGVQQVADEAVSKYGIIAPKGEQIDNGIIPIKSLVEKPSLEEAPSNYAILGRYILTPEIFSILENLPKGAGGEIQLTDAIKVLNEQQAVFAHEFEGHRYDVGDKFGFIKATVDFALTRPDLQKDVMNYLKQVVDQELTTKK; encoded by the coding sequence ATGAGAGTAAGGAAGGCTATTATACCTGCCGCTGGTCTTGGAACAAGGTTCTTACCGGCAACTAAGGCACAGCCAAAAGAAATGCTACCAATCGTGGACAAGCCAACGATTCAATATATTGTAGAAGAGGCTGTTGCCGCTGGAATTGAAGATATTATCATCGTTAGTGGTCGCGGAAAGCGCGCAATTGAAGACCATTTTGACAAATCCTATGAGCTTGAAGAAACACTTATTAAGAAGCAAAAAGAAGCGATGTTAAAAGAAGTTCAGCAAATATCTAATTTAGCTAACATTCACTATATCCGTCAAAAAGAACCAAAAGGCCTTGGACATGCGATTAACTGCGCAAGTCGTTTTATTGGTAATGAGCCTTTCGCAGTTCTCCTTGGAGACGACATTGTCAAATCAGAACAGCCGTGTATCGGCCAGCTCATGGATAGCTACAATCGTTACCGTACTTCTATTGTTGGTGTTCAACAGGTAGCTGACGAAGCCGTTTCAAAATACGGGATTATCGCTCCAAAAGGAGAACAAATCGACAATGGTATTATTCCCATTAAATCTCTTGTTGAGAAACCTTCCCTTGAAGAAGCACCGTCTAACTATGCGATTTTAGGACGTTACATTCTAACTCCTGAAATATTCTCCATTCTTGAAAACCTACCTAAAGGCGCTGGTGGAGAAATTCAGCTGACAGATGCGATTAAAGTATTGAATGAACAGCAAGCCGTTTTTGCTCATGAATTCGAAGGTCACCGCTATGATGTTGGAGATAAATTCGGCTTTATTAAAGCAACCGTCGACTTTGCTTTAACTCGTCCAGATTTACAAAAAGATGTGATGAACTACCTGAAACAAGTGGTTGATCAAGAATTAACGACCAAAAAATAA
- a CDS encoding DUF4870 domain-containing protein, with protein MEAGNNPEKMTPTPRKTSSGLEENVAGLLTYVLGFVTGIIFLLIEKENKFVRFHAMQSIVVFGAFFVISLVLNVVPVIGTIVSVVILPPLSLIVWIVLMVKAYQRKQYKLPIAGDFSENQLAKMK; from the coding sequence GTGGAGGCAGGGAATAATCCAGAAAAAATGACGCCAACCCCACGAAAAACTTCAAGCGGATTGGAGGAAAACGTCGCAGGACTGTTGACCTATGTGTTAGGGTTTGTCACTGGAATTATTTTTTTGTTAATCGAAAAAGAAAACAAGTTCGTTCGATTTCACGCCATGCAATCAATAGTTGTGTTCGGAGCTTTCTTCGTTATAAGTCTTGTGTTAAATGTTGTTCCGGTTATTGGCACAATCGTTTCTGTTGTGATTTTACCTCCTCTTAGCTTAATTGTTTGGATTGTTTTAATGGTAAAAGCCTATCAGAGGAAACAATATAAGCTTCCAATCGCTGGCGACTTCTCGGAAAATCAGTTAGCGAAAATGAAATAA